AAGAGGGGATTTTATTATGCGTTTAATTGATTCAACCGCAAAAATCAGTCCGTTAGCTGTTATTGAAGATGGTGCTCAAATAGGTGCTCATGTTGAAGTCGGACCATTTTCTGTTATTGGCAAAGATGTCAAAATCGGAGCAAGAACCAAAATTCATTCACACGTTGTAATTAACGGTGTGACGGAAATTGGGGAAGATAACCAAATTTTCCAATTTGCGAGTATTGGTGAAATCAATCAGGATTTAAAATATCAGGGCGAGCCAACAAAAACGATTATCGGGCATCGTAACCGAATTCGTGAAAGTGTGACCATTCATCGTGGTACAGTCCAAGGTGGTGGTGTAACGAAGATTGGCAATGACAACCTGTTTATGATCAATTCACATATTGCTCATGACTGTTGTATTGGTAATCGTTGTATTATTGCCAATAACGGCACATTAGCCGGTCACGTTACATTAGATGATTTTGTGATTGTGGGCGGTATGTCAGCCATTCATCAATTCGCCGTTATTGGTTCGCATGTTATGCTTGGTGGCGGTTCAATGGTTAGCCAGGATGTTCCACCTTACGTCATGGCACAAGGCAACCATGCCCGTCCATTTGGTATTAACTTTGAGGGCTTAAAACGCCGTGGTTTTGATAAACCTGCGATGCATGCGATTCGTGCGGCATATAAGCTAATTTACTCAAGTGGTAAAACAGTAGAAGAAATTCAGCCTGAGTTAGAAGAAATGGCTCATAAAGAACCTGCTGTTGCGGTCTTTTTAGATTTCTTTAAACGTTCAACGCGCGGCATCATTCGTTAAGCTTGAATGAATATCTACGGTATGGCAGTAATGAGGTAAGGCTTTATTACTGCTATATTTTTTATGATTAAGCGGTTGTTTTTATATAAAATGTTACAAAATGCTTATTATGATGAATTAAATAATCATGTTTAAATTTCAATAGGGACTATTATGTTTGAATTGAATCCAATCAAAACCCAATTATCAGATCTCGCTGAACGCACAAATACCCTTAGGGGGTATCTTTGACTTTGATCTTAAGGTAGAACGCTTAGAAGAAGTTAATGCAGAGTTAGAGCAACCGGAAATTTGGAATACGCCGGAAAAAGCACAGGCTTTAGGTAAAGAGAGAGCCTCACTTGAGATGGTGGTTAATACAATCAAAGCGTTAGATCAGGGGATTGAAGATGTTGAAGGGTTGATTGAACTTGCTGTTGAAGCAGAAGATATTGATACTTTTAATGAAGCACAGGCGGAAGCGGATCAATTAGAAGAAAAACTTGCCAAACTTGAGTTTCAGAGAATGTTTAGTGGTCAGCACGATGCGGCGGATTGTTATGTGGATTTACAAGCCGGTTCGGGCGGTACTGAAGCGCAAGATTGGACAGAAATGCTTTTGCGTATGTATTTACGTTGGGCAGAGAGCAAAGGATTTAAAACTGAGTTAATTGAGGTTTCAGACGGCGATGTTGCTGGGCTAAAATCAGCAACTATCCGAGTGTCCGGCGAGTATGCTTTTGGCTGGCTTCGTACCGAAACAGGTATTCATCGTTTGGTGCGTAAAAGTCCGTTTGACTCAAATAACCGCCGTCATACCTCATTTGCAGCTGCCTTTGTTTATCCGGAAGTGGATGAAGATATCAATATCGAAGTCAATCCGGCAGATTTACGTATTGATGTATATCGAGCATCAGGCGCAGGTGGTCAGCACGTGAATAAAACAGAATCTGCGGTGCGTATCACACATATTCCATCGGGTATTGTGGTGCAATGTCAAAATGGTCGCTCACAACATCAAAATAAAGATCAAGCGATGAAACAGCTTAAAGCAAAACTTTATGAGATGGAAATGATGAAGCAAAATGCGGAAAAACAAGCGATGGAAGAAAGTAAATCTGATATTGGTTGGGGGAGCCAAATCCGTTCTTATGTGCTTGACGATTCGCGCATTAAAGATTTGCGTACCGGTGTTGAAAATCGTAATACGCAAGCGGTTTTAGACGGCGATTTAGATAAGTTTATTGAAGCGAGTTTAAAAGCAGGTCTATAATTGGTAAACTTTCAGGTAAATTTGACCGCTTGTATTTGGTGTAGTAAAAAGTGGGGGAATCCCACTTTTTTCATTCTGTGAGGTTGCTATGTTTTTTGCTTCCCTACAATTTAGTATCAGCACAACATTACCCATTATTCTGTTAATGGTTGCCGGTGTTTTTTTACGCCGTAAGAAATTTATTGATGAAGCCTTTTGCCAAACGGCTTCTAAGCTAGTATTTAATTTTACGCTCCCAATTATGCTATTTCTTAATATGCAAAAGGGTGAGTTGGATTATCAGGCGCATCTTTCCTTAGTATTAACAGGCATTGTAGGGACACTCATTACCTATTTTCTAGCAGAATATTGGGCGAGCAAACACATTAAAGAACGTACCTTTCGAGCCGTTTTTGTACAGGGAACGTTTCGCAGTAACGTAGGGATTTTAGGGCTTGCATTGGTGGTCAATGCGTATGGTAATGAAGCGGTGGCAGGAACATCAGTATATGTGGCATGCCTGATTATTTTATTTAACATCTTAGCCGTTATTACTTTAACGAAATCTTTTGCGAAAGGTAAAATGTCCATTCGTGCTTTACTGTTTAGTATTCTGAAAAATCAGCTGATTTTGGCCGTTATCGCAGGTCTGGTGGTCAATTATTATCAAATTTCATTACCAACGCCTTTGTTGAAAACAGGGCAAGCAATTGCGTCTATGACTTTGCCTTTAGCGCTGATTTGTACGGGCGCAAGTATTGATTTTAAAGCATTGAAACAATTTAAACGCCAGCAAAATGAAGATAATCGTAACTATTTAGTGTTGCTTTCTGCTATGGTGCGGTTGATTATTGCACCGATTATTCTTTTTTCGCTAGGAAAATGGGTATTCCAACTTAACGCAATGGAATTAGGGATTATCTTTTTAACCGCTTCATCACCGGTGGCTGCTGCAACTTATGCAATGGTGCGCCATTATGGTGGCGATGCAACATCAACGGCGAATTTGATCGGCATTACGACCGTTGGTTCAATGTTTAGCTCAACGATTGGTTTATTATTACTTAGACAGCTTGGCTGGATTTAATTATTTTTTTTAAGGTTTTTATGTCTCCTCGTTTTGTTCATCTTAAAGTTCACAGTGATTTCTCTATGATTAACGGTTTAGCGAAGGTTAAATCGTTAGTTAAAGCTGCTGCAGCCGATAATATGGTAGCAATGGCTTTAACGGATTTTACTAACTTTTGTGGATTGGTGAAATTTTATGGCGAGTCGCTTGCTTCCGGCATTAAGCCTATTATCGGGGCGGATATTCTCGTGCGTTCGGAGCCGGAAAGTGAAGAGGTTTACGAACTCACGTTATTGGCGAAGAATAATCAAGGCTATCATAATATTACGCTATTACTTTCAATGGCTTACCAACAAGGCTATGCTGATTTACCGCTTGTTGAAAAAGCGTGGTTGGCAGAATATAACGAAGGCATTATTGTCCTTTCCGGCGGACGTTCTGGCGATGTGGGCAAAGCCTTGTTAAAAGAAAATGTAAAAGAAGCCGAAAATCTGACCGCTTTCTATCAACAATACTTTCCTAATCATTTCTATTTTTCGGTTTGTCGAACAGGGCGAACCGATGAGGAACGCTATATTTCTGCTGTCGTGCCTTTTGCTAATCAAAAAGGCATTCCTATCGTGGCGGTTAATGATGTGGTGTTCTTAAAAGAAGATGACTTTGATGCCCACGAAATCCGTGTTGCTATTCACGATAGCTATACACTGGACGATCCTAAACGTCCTAAAAAATATTCACCACAGCAATATTTCCGCTCAGAAGAGGAAATGTGTCGTTTATTCGCAGATTTACCAAGTGCACTAGAAAACACTATAGAAATTGCAAAACGTTGTTCGGTAACCGTGCGTTTAGGCGAATATTTCTTACCGAATTTCCCAACGGGTAATTTAACGACAGAAGAATTTTTGATTAAAAAATCGGAAGAAGGGCTGGAAGAGCGTTTGGCCTTCCTCTTTCCTGATCCTGAAGAGAGAGCAAGCAAGCGTGAGGTTTACGATAAACGATTGCAAGTTGAGCTCGATGTGATTAACCAAATGGGCTTCCCGGGTTATTTCTTGATCGTGATGGAGTTTATTCAATGGTCAAAAGATAACGGTATTCCTGTTGGACCGGGACGAGGATCGGGGGCTGGCTCATTGGTGGCTTATGCGTTAAAAATTACCGATTTAGACCCGCTTGAATTTGATTTACTTTTCGAACGCTTCCTTAATCCGGAACGTGTTTCAATGCCGGACTTTGATGTCGATTTCTGTATGGATGGTCGAGATCGAGTTATTGATCACGTGGCTGAAACCTATGGGCGTGATGCAGTATCGCAAATTATTACATTCGGTACGATGGCGGCAAAAGCGGTTATTCGAGATGTAGGGCGTGTATTAGGACACCCTTACAGCTTTGTGGATCGTATCTCTAAATTAATTCCGCCAGATCCGGGCATGACGTTAGAAAAAGCCTTTGCTGCCGAGCCCAAATTGCCTGAGCTTTATGATAGTGATGAGGAAGTTAAAGCACTCATTGATATGGCGCGCAAGTTAGAAGGCGTTACTCGAAATGCCGGTAAACATGCGGGGGGCGTGGTGATTGCGCCGACTAAAATTACCGACTTCTCGCCACTATATTGCGACTCAGAGGGGTTACATCCGGTTACTCATTTTGACAAAAATGATGTGGAATATGCCGGATTAGTGAAGTTTGACTTCCTAGGCTTGCGGACTTTAACCATCATTAAATGGGCGTTG
This genomic window from Actinobacillus porcitonsillarum contains:
- a CDS encoding AEC family transporter — its product is MFFASLQFSISTTLPIILLMVAGVFLRRKKFIDEAFCQTASKLVFNFTLPIMLFLNMQKGELDYQAHLSLVLTGIVGTLITYFLAEYWASKHIKERTFRAVFVQGTFRSNVGILGLALVVNAYGNEAVAGTSVYVACLIILFNILAVITLTKSFAKGKMSIRALLFSILKNQLILAVIAGLVVNYYQISLPTPLLKTGQAIASMTLPLALICTGASIDFKALKQFKRQQNEDNRNYLVLLSAMVRLIIAPIILFSLGKWVFQLNAMELGIIFLTASSPVAAATYAMVRHYGGDATSTANLIGITTVGSMFSSTIGLLLLRQLGWI
- the prfB gene encoding peptide chain release factor 2 (programmed frameshift), with the protein product MFELNPIKTQLSDLAERTNTLRGYLDFDLKVERLEEVNAELEQPEIWNTPEKAQALGKERASLEMVVNTIKALDQGIEDVEGLIELAVEAEDIDTFNEAQAEADQLEEKLAKLEFQRMFSGQHDAADCYVDLQAGSGGTEAQDWTEMLLRMYLRWAESKGFKTELIEVSDGDVAGLKSATIRVSGEYAFGWLRTETGIHRLVRKSPFDSNNRRHTSFAAAFVYPEVDEDINIEVNPADLRIDVYRASGAGGQHVNKTESAVRITHIPSGIVVQCQNGRSQHQNKDQAMKQLKAKLYEMEMMKQNAEKQAMEESKSDIGWGSQIRSYVLDDSRIKDLRTGVENRNTQAVLDGDLDKFIEASLKAGL
- the lpxA gene encoding acyl-ACP--UDP-N-acetylglucosamine O-acyltransferase translates to MRLIDSTAKISPLAVIEDGAQIGAHVEVGPFSVIGKDVKIGARTKIHSHVVINGVTEIGEDNQIFQFASIGEINQDLKYQGEPTKTIIGHRNRIRESVTIHRGTVQGGGVTKIGNDNLFMINSHIAHDCCIGNRCIIANNGTLAGHVTLDDFVIVGGMSAIHQFAVIGSHVMLGGGSMVSQDVPPYVMAQGNHARPFGINFEGLKRRGFDKPAMHAIRAAYKLIYSSGKTVEEIQPELEEMAHKEPAVAVFLDFFKRSTRGIIR